The DNA region TAGAGATAGATAGAGcgtaactgcttagagagagaaagtaactgaatttcaagtttgttatttctcaaatgagctaagagtctcttacaattggtaaccgccccctatttatagaccGGAGGTTGGGCCTAGCGTCCTTAACTATccttagtgggccagttgggcctcccgggagaaggcccaactccctggctcgTACCCTTACCCTGGGGTAAACGTCCCTGGGCGGGGgcctcgcccagtccagtaCCGACTTTCATTCTTATCATTGCGTCATTTTTAATTTAACCGTTATTTGGTGTCAGTTTTTATTTCAGTTGGCCACGACAAGAAATTTCGTCAAGCTTAATGGTGGGTTCGTTTAAATAAGGTTGCATTggtaccattttttttttgcaaagttCACATGTAATATAATAATACTTTTACCATGGGAGCATGTAAATATAGAATACTTTTGTTCATTTAAGGCATTAACAAAAGTCATATTTAATTAATAGTGACTGCCTTAGTATGTTGTTGTACAAATATACTCATATATGCAATACATATGGTTTATGTCACATTTTCAGTTCTAATTAGGGAGCCTAAATTATTGCACCTTGACATATCGAATCATGGACCCATTTTTAGATGAAGCATACTTTCACTTGAAGTGAAGTCCACATTAATTTGTAGGACTGAATCAAATTTCATTTATAATGGAGATTAATTTAGTTAGTTTTGTAAATAGTAAAAGCGATGCCGACAAATATTGTGTATTCTACGGTCTTATCTTTTAGTTACTATTTTTCATGCTTTGCTTCGGTTCTGAAAAGGTTTAACATGGTCGAAAAAATAGTAGCCCATTCACATAATGTTATAGTTGTTTATACATTTTTAGCTGTAGATGTCTGAATCCTTTTGGACAAGATCGTGTTCATTGTGATATGAATAACGATTGTAAAAGAAGGATAAAACTTAATCCAAGTAGTTTTTGGTAATATAATCAACATATTTATTCATTATTATGCTTCAGTGAATTGTATCATCTTTATGAAAATCAATTTAGGCAGGGATTACATTCCAGATGATGTGGATAAGTGACTTATTGGGTAAGTTCACCTCAGGGACAACAATGAGAATTGATAATAGTTTCACatgaatatatataaaatgaaGAGATATCAGACTATCGTAGAATGCTGACAAATATGGCAAGGGTTGTGGTGTTAGACAAATGTTGTGAAATGGTAATATGGCTAAGGGAAACTTTTCCTACTTTGTGAGTTAGTAATACATATGAAAAAATAGTGGGttacatgttgtttgtatacgAGTTCAATCAAAAAATTATCATTCAAGATTTTGGTAATGACAGTATATTCAAGGTTGATAGTATATCTATAGTATATTTAAGCGTTGTAGCTTGTACCGCTGTAGTAATGTCCAACACTTTTTTTAACAAGCTTTGTAGCACATGGTACATACTAAAACGCTTAAGTTTATAAAACGTGGTAATATACGAATACATTACAACATATTTTCTGAAGAAGCGTTGTAGCATGGAACATCCTACAGCGCTTAATTTTTGAAAAGCGTTGTAGAATGAGACATCCTACATCGCTTAATTTTATAAAAGCGTTGTAGAATGAGACATCCTACATCGCTTTAGTTTAGAAAAGCGTGGTGATAAAGAAATGAACTACAACGTATTTTTGGAAAAGCGTTGTAGGATGTGACATGCTACAAcgcttaaattaaaaaaaaaacgttttagAATGAAACATCTTACAACGCTTAGTTTTAAATTGGATATATACTTTTTGCATTGTACTCTAGCATATATATACTTCTATATGCTTGAGACATAAAACAATTCTTAAATTTGTTTCCCACAAAACAAATAAattgtaataaaaaatattattaatagaaaGAACTCCATGAGAACAACTCTCTCATGAAGAAGGGAACAACAAATCCAACACCACATGAAATGTCTACAGAGCCTCATTTAAACCTTCCTAGGAAAAACCCGGTGGCAAAAACTCTCATGAAGAAGGGAACAACAAATCCAACACCACATGAAATGTCTACAGAGCCTCATTTAAACCTTCCTAGGAAAAACCCGGTGGCAAAAACCCtattgaaggaaaaagagtactcctTCCCAAGCAAGTCAACAAAAAAAACCTAGACAACCCCATATATATACAAAAACACAAACTAAACCTAGAGAAAACCAAAGCCAACACATGGATGTTTGTTAGCACAACTTCTATATCACCATAGCCATCAACCACAAGCCACACTACCATGTAAATATTCAATATGAAGTAGAGAAAAGGCTACTATAGACATGATGATAATGAACGAAGTAGCACACACCTAGCCATACTCAAACCCGAAGCCACATTGCCACCTCTGCACTCATAAAAAACTGCAAAAAACCTGCAAAAAAAAGCAGTAAACACCCAGTAAAAATAGCACAACCAACCCAACCAAGAAGCAAcctgtaacaccctctaaaccccgcgtaAATTTTAtagcataaatcagagtaaaatgcataacacagagggtgtcacacttattctccaaaaccataaatcaaaacacctgtcatgctcataataaatatataaattttccaactttaatgatTTAACTTCATATGCATAACACAGCGGATTTATTCAGcttcaaaataaaacataatccaaaaataaataaagagagttcataaaataactcctaacatcaaggtacaaaactaagcgtttcccggtgttacataacagagcacgactcccctaactaaaccataAATGAAAGACTAACTCCTcaaactaaccctcgcgagaagctccactatcctcggtacctgagcgatgtcgcatagaacatcattccaacagaagggtgaaaactcatatcatatagataagcataataataaataatgtaaaagcttatctatgtcccacataaattcttcacacttcactaacaaataataaattatgtaatttaatataatcaatcaatctcacagttatgacaatactccataattcttagcatcaagtaagcaaatattattTTCTACAATTACTACAacatcaaatataaaaaaaatatcacaattatcattaatttgcatcaacaactccctaacacatatgactcaagtgagacccgtgcaaatgcctctggtaccaaagttgttatccttagcggtatcaccgcgtccactccagacagataaccaccaataaagccctcgctctaggcttcaaaaccactctagttttgggacaagtcactagtctccacgagaactagcaaacattgcctcttgacaactatgcagtgtattgtgcacaactcaactaacatatgcatattcagaccatctccaagtcttaattattttagcatattcatcaccagctcaacaactcaaatcatctccaatttcacaaaacacacacttacatgttatgaatcacacaacttgcaatcacagtaACTTAACAACTTAACACATAACATCTATTCAGAAAAACAACACCAAAATAATAAACTATTAAACATATATAAATTATCAaaaacactcagaaaaatccaatatttttatcatgattctgtatacacgttttgtaaattcCTATAAATTGTCAAGTcaaaattcgaagtacaaaaatcaggaaaaatcgtacactaacaACAGTTCGTAAGAAACTAGACAACTTAACCTATGCTCACTAAAATGtgtataactcgagctacaaacGTCGGAACGAtgcgaaaccagcgccaaaagtTTCATAACGAAAAgggctacaacttttatgaagactacttcttcggATTCGGTCATTAACATAGCTCGAAATAGGGTTCAAGAGATCGTAAATTTCCCGCGCGCAACCTGCGCATCATACGCGCATatcttctacccccaaaattcatcttaaaatcaaaccctaactatttcaatttgggaatttatgCATCCTAAGGTTTCTAAATCATGCTTCCTATCATTACTCACTATCATACTAATCCAtagaacatgaattcaaacccttacctcttgaagatcaaagtctaggttttcttctcttttctcctctccttctctttttcacgcttcttttcttctgttctgctaacttctccaattctcaaattctgatttctccctttctaattcactcctaacccttaaatagtattctaatgggccccactcccaactactcacttaaaacctTAAACTCTtattatctatatcacataataacttattttatctaataaaatcacttaatgaacttatcatctaattaaatcacataatcacataatcatctaattaaatcacataaattatcaaattaccatatagcataataataattaaactaaaataataaataacataataacgaaaagtgTGGTGTTACACAACTCATCCAAAGCACCACCCTTGAGAACTACCGTGCAAGTAGCATATTACTATGGGCAAAACAAATTATAATCCTCGGTGATCACCATAGCATATAACATCCCTTGCACCATAGAACTTAAAATAATTGAAGTATAATGCTCAAAatacaataaaatataaaattaactaTACTACTACAGAATATCAATTTAATGCATATAGTTGTATATGCTATTACCATCTAttgaaatataatattttgaagCACGAACTCAGCCCAATCTTCCTTAACTTCACATGGTTTCTTATTAGAATATGTAGCACATCTATATTTAGGAAAGTACTGCAAAACATAAACATCACATAAGTAAAATCATTGTAGTTATAGAATTAAAATAAGACATTTGTTATATAGATTATATTAGACATCACATATCTCTACAGGGATTGGATCTTGATCTTGTAAAATATTATCCTTCATAAACCTCATGACATAGAACCCACAATCTATGCCATTAGTTTGCTGGGGGCactataaaatcaaagaaaaatattaaaaataatcattcaatttaattttttaaataatagataATTTGTATATATTACCTCTACAACAACCCAATTTATTTTGTTTGCCTTAGCTTTTGGCAAACTAACTCCCCTACTTGCGCGGTACATGTATAAAGCACTAACAAAgtgaaataaattttacatcagaattttttttttctatcatcACATTCACAAAAAGAGATGAATAGCAAATGCATACTTGTTAAATATTTCCTTCATGCCCGGCCAATCTCTGGGAGTACCATGCATAAAATTCAAATAATAGATAGTGTCTAGTTTGGAATTGGGGTTGATGACAACCAACACCCAGTGATTCCTACAAATTTTTTGAGTAAGAACTAATTAAGGATGTCCACTGGACGTAAAAAATAATGCTTACAATAGAAATGTATATAACACTTGTGCAAAATAAAAATGCATTGCTCAGTGCTCACTAAGTCAGTATACACAAAAGTTCAAAGTACATTTGATGGGTCATTAAAAGTGACCTGTTTGCCTACATCGTTTATCTTTCAAATAGAGGTATATGAAAAAGTAAGAAATATTAACATTTGGTATTGGTCACATTTGTGTAATTGGAAGTAATTAGTGTGAATGTTATTGATAAAAATTCAACAGAACACACTACCAGTATTACCTGTACCTCATTCTTGCCAAAATTTACACTCATCATCATTTCATAATAGTTTTCTTCGAGAACCAACCATAGATTCATCAGTACTAATTGATAAGTTTAATAAGAAAAACGAAAGATAAGGAGATGATACATATAATAAACTAAAAAGAGACTCTACAGCATATGACAAATCAGtagatttaaaaatttaaacttcTTTACTAGAGAAAGTTTACAGTTAAAACAAGTTCTCTTTGCAATGTCGGCAACCTCTCAGGATCAATTACTTTGCTGCAAATCGCCTTGAAGAAGAAACATAGTTTTGTTATGGCCCCACACACTTTTTTGGGCTAAATTGAGCGTACACCCACATGTAGAAAATGCTCCATAAGAACATGACAATCGTGGGACTTTAGATTTTTTAACTTCAAGTCTTTCATTGATACAAGGTTGCGAATGTTAGAAGAGTACCCCTCCGGAACTTTCATTCCTTGAAGAAACATACAAAAAgcaattttctcttttctagATAGAGTATAAGCTGCTGGAGGTAGAAATGTACGACTCCCCTTCTTTACTGATCTCAGTTCTTTCCTTATTCCCATACTAATAAGGTCCAACCTTGCATTGATACCATCTTTACGCTTTTCTTTAACATTAAGTAACGTGCCTATGACGCTATCACAAACATTTTTTTCAATATGCATCACGTCAAGGAAATGTCTTACATATAATGACTTCCAATATGGCAATTCAAAGAAGATTGACTTTTTCTTCCACCCGCTTGTGACAAGCTCTTCAGCAAAAGGTTTACCGAATTTAGTATTCAAACCCTTCACCTTATCAAACAATTGATCCCCGGTCAACGGTGTAGGAGCTATAACTTCTTCTGTGTTCCCATTAAATGCTCTTGTCCAACTCCGATATTCATAATTTGTAGGCAAAAATCTACGGTGCCCAAGGAAGACATTTTTCTTACAATGTTGCAGCCGAATCCAATATGTATTCTCTTCACATACAGGGCAAGCACATTTCCCCTTCGTACTATATCCTGACAAATTACCGTATGCTGGAAAATCGCTAATGGTTCCAAATAATATAGCCCTCAAATTGAAATGTTGTTCCTTGTACCCGTCACACACCTCTACACCTGTCTCCCACATTTTCTTTAGGTCTTCAATCAAAGGAGCCAAGTATATATCAATATCATTTCCGGGTTGTTTAGGCCCAGAAATTAACATAGACAACATCATAAACTTACGCTTCATGCATAACCATGGAGGTAAGTTATAAATCAGCAATATCACCGGCCACGTGCTGTGAGAGCTACTTTGAACACCATGGGGATTTATTCCATCACTAGACAACGCAAGACGCAGATTTCTTGGTTTACGCTCGAAATCTTTGTAATCGTGATCAATTTTCGCCCATTGAGGAGAATCTGCAGGATGACGAAGCATGCCATCTTTAATTCTACCATCACTAGCGTGCCATGTCAAGTTTTTTGCATCTTTTGCACTGCTATACATGCATCTAAATCTCGATATTATAGG from Lotus japonicus ecotype B-129 chromosome 2, LjGifu_v1.2 includes:
- the LOC130736599 gene encoding uncharacterized protein LOC130736599, which produces MDREWMSANRLSQEYEDRVKMFIRFAVEHEEDLTRIVCPCLKCCFAKRISAANLEDHLIMYGIDQSYKYWTRHGETRCKGSDPGNNEKHVVADANTNIYEDDQMKEFAKVVEEDFRDCPEMFERLVSDSEKSLYDGCTKYTRLSTVLKLYNLKGSNGWSDKSFTELLALLKDMLPDNNVLPSRAYEAKQILYSIGMRYEKIHACPNNCILFRNEYASLKSCPKCNVSRYKMKESTAPAKVGWYFPIISRFRCMYSSAKDAKNLTWHASDGRIKDGMLRHPADSPQWAKIDHDYKDFERKPRNLRLALSSDGINPHGVQSSSHSTWPVILLIYNLPPWLCMKRKFMMLSMLISGPKQPGNDIDIYLAPLIEDLKKMWETGVEVCDGYKEQHFNLRAILFGTISDFPAYGNLSGYSTKGKCACPVCEENTYWIRLQHCKKNVFLGHRRFLPTNYEYRSWTRAFNGNTEEVIAPTPLTGDQLFDKVKGLNTKFGKPFAEELVTSGWKKKSIFFELPYWKSLYVRHFLDVMHIEKNVCDSVIGTLLNVKEKRKDGINARLDLISMGIRKELRSVKKGSRTFLPPAAYTLSRKEKIAFCMFLQGMKVPEGYSSNIRNLVSMKDLKLKNLKSHDCHVLMEHFLHCPQQTNGIDCGFYVMRFMKDNILQDQDPIPYFPKYRCATYSNKKPCEVKEDWAEFVLQNIIFQ